The nucleotide window AGTCTGCTTTTAACGCCTCTTTAATCGCTTGCTTAGAAATGTCAACGTCAAATATGACTAAATATGACGTCATACTGTCATTGTAATCATAGACAGCCTGTGTAAAGTAAGCTGTCAAATGAAAAGCTACACCCAAATACCAATGACTTGAGTGTTGTTGATATTGTTTGGTTTAAAATCGCTCTTTATTTGCATGTTACCTGCAGAAAGTGGATGTGGTCGTCGGTGCTGTACAGCTGCTTGAGGCCGGCCTCCTTTTTCTTCAGCTCATCGATCTCCTGTTCCAGTCTCTCGATCAAAGCCTCGGACTGGTTGAAAGCGGCCTTCTCGTTGATACCGATCAGCttgctgacctctgacctcatccTCTCGATGGAGCGGATCATGTCCTCGAACATCTTCTGGCTGTCCACCATGGCTCTCTGGGCCGAGTTCTGGAGACAAGGCTCGAAGTGTCAGCGTTTTACCGAAGACACATCCATGGAGATCATCTTATAGCAAAAATGTGATGTTTGATTCAACATGTATTCCTTACCTTCAGTGATTCGACAGCAGTCTTCAGTTCCTCCAGCTCCTTCACCCTCTCCTGGCATTTTTGTCTAATCTCAGCTTGGGCGACTCCCAAAAGTTTCTGCAGAGAAAAAGGCACATTACACACCCATCTATTTCACTCTTTTGTTCAGAGTGCACTCCCATGCTGACTGGCTGTACCGGCTTCCTTTAATTTACTATGCAAAGTTGATCATAAAAGTCGCATTAAAGCAGATTTATATAAGAGGTAGTGGATGTCATGCTGTTTTATTGTATGAGACATAAAGCCCCATATTTGTTGGTTGGGTGAAAACATTCTTTCTCATGGAGGCATATCTGGGGAGGCCCCATCTAATAAACTGCACTCAAAGAAATCCTCTTGATACGAAAGGCTTTTATCTCAGagggagatgggggggggggggtctgtaaTGGAATTCTGTCCACGTTAGGAATGTGAATCTACCGCTGCCGACTTTTAAAGAGATGTTTCAAGGTGCACGTAGCACTGACATGCAGAATAGAGGGCTTCTAATTCAGCTTTTACTCGAGCCCACCAACCCATTCTTCAAGATAAGCTTGAGGAATGTGGGGAATCtaggagggagggggggtgaacataagaggggggaggggagagAGCGGGAGTGAGATGTGTGGGACTCAGGTTGTAAATCTTTGGATGAGAGAAACCAGACTCCCAATGTAGAGAAGAAAACAGCAAGATGAATTATTACTCATCATGTCCTAAAAAATCCTTTAACCCATATTCTCCCATAAAACGCTCGTAAATTACTCATGTGTAAAAACTAGAGTTGCTCTGAATGATTTTTACGACAGTATCTGTTGCCACTCTTATCTACTTCTCATCCTTTGTACAGCGATGTGATTGGTGAGTCATTTGAAAGTGCGTGGCCGTGGTTGGTGGATCGTGAGGTGTTGAAGGCCTTGACATTCCAGTTtcactgcagaccccctcccacAGGTGGGAACCAACGCAGCCGAGAGGGAAGTTTCTGTGTATCTCTCCCACAACTGGAACACTACATTTTCTCTAGCTAAAGGGAGCTTTCAGAGACGATAACCGTAAGACCCTCCCACGGCTTCAACACAGCTAATGGGAGAGCTGGATTTTGTTTTGGCAGTGACAGAGTGCCAGTTTCAGCTGATAGTGTTGCTGAAATGGGTCAAAGTACAACCGGCAGGATATGGGAAAAACACCATGTTTGCTTTAACTCAAGATATTCACAATAAAATCAAATGTATCACGCATGTTCTTCTTTTTAATCTGTCTGTAAATGATATTATGTTTGGACTAGGAGGCGTGTGGTTTCTCCCATGTACTGAATACACTTATCTTTCTGACATGAAATCACACTTGCATTCCCTTAGAAGCTCATTTAAATTCTGAGCCTTTTAGTCGATAAAAAGGATCAATTTAAAGAGATTTCTTACCTGCTTCTCCCCCCTCTCCGCCTCAGCAGAGACAATGTCATGGCCCTTGTGTTCACTGACAGTGCAGATAGCACAGATACACATCTGGTCTGTTCGACAAAAGAGCTCCAGGGACTTCTGGTGCTGCGGGCAGATCTTCCTGTCCAGGTTTCCGAGCTCATCCACCAGCTTGTGCCTTTTGAAAGTGGCTGACTCGTAGTGGGGCTTCAGGTGTTTCTCGCAGTAGGACGCCAGACAGTTGAGACAGGACTTCACAGCCTTTAATTTCTTCCCGGAGCAGAAGTCACAGGGCACGTCGTTTTGTCCTGCGTACTGGTTCCCCGGGGTCATGTTGAGGTTGAGGTTCAGCCCGCTCTTCTTGATCTTCTCTGCCACCATGCTCAGAGTGGCGTTGGGCCGCAGCACTGGCCTCTGGGTGAATGTGATATTACACTGAGGGCAAATGTAAATCCCTGTATAGTCAGCCTCATTCCAGTAGCCGCTGATGCAGTCCATACAGAAACTGTGGCCGCAGGGGATAGCCACAGGGTCCCGCAGCAGGTTCACACACAGGGAGCAGCTGAAGTAATCTTGAGACGTGTGGTCAGCCATTGTGAGAGTCTCAAAACAGTCAGACCTGTGGAAAGAGACAGGAGCAGATAGAGAATCCGTCGAGTGTGCCTGGGAGCCCGCCCTCAAGACTGTGGTACAGCCTTGCCAGAGACAGGACCTACTTGTATTTCTGAATTCCAGAGGTTATTGATTGAAAGCAGGCAAGGCCCTCCCCTTGTGCTGTGAGTATATCGAGCCCTGCCCAGTTTAGATAAGCAGGTTGAGCAAGgagtgagagggagagagggctgGCAGGCAGGACAGGAGAGACAGCACAGAGTGAAAGAAGGAGAATGAATGAAATGTAAAAAAGCTCTCAAAGTGACGACCAATGTGCCAGAAAAGCTTCCCATTCCATTCTCCTCGCAGCTTCCTTTATGCTCTAATTTCTCATGTGGCTCATCCGCGGGTGAGTGGTGCGCACACTCCTCTGCAGCTGTATTTCCACCTATTGTTGTCAGACAGAATCGCCATTGTCCTAAACCGGTTATAGTCCGACAAACATAAATGAAGCCCAAAGTACTGTAGGAATTTCAGGGACCACCCATTAAACAAACAGAGACACACTGCTGAGCTCAACAGAGTTTCAAAGTAGTTTCAAACACCAACGATAACATGTTAAGAGTTTAACTTGGAGGTTTGTGTAGGAGCAGCTAGTGTTCAGTGTTGCAGTATTTACACTGTGGCCTGTCAGACCAGCTGGGTTACTTTTGAAAAGTCAATATGTAACTGTAGATGTGTGTGCAGCAGAAAGGAAATATTGAGACAGCAAACGGAAATGCATGAGTGCACATGCAGAACATTCCTGTCAGCTCCAGGTGTGTTGTTGCAATGCATGCTTTACATATTAATTTGTTGTGCTTCATCATAGTTATAATGCACGTTTTAATTCCAAAAGATATCCCTCTGATAATGAAGCTAGGGGGAAACATTGCAGAGGTCTCACTGTGTGTCAGAAAGTGTCCGCTAAAATCGTAGCTTCTCATTAGCATTTCAATTAGGCCAAGTCTATTGGTTTCAACAATACTGATACCTCGTTCGCACTATCTTTCTGTCGTTTGGTTCAAAACTAGAGTCCATATTGTAAAAGGAAGTTCTTAGCAAAAAAGTATGTTAAAGTAGACTAGATGGCTGCACCTTCAATTCATATCTAGCCTTACGTCATACAGCAGGCAGTTTCACCACGCCATATTTGGTCAGGTTTCTGATAAGCCAGTTTTTCCTTCCTTCCTCCAGAGTGAAGGGAGCGCTCTCTGCTTACAGATTAACTACCTGTGACAGGCCATATCCTCCAAATGGACTAAACTCTGAGTATTGTTTCACTTTTATTCTAGAGTTTCTAACAGACGATAGCCAAAGCTTTTGCAAAGGACACATGTCCAAAAACGTCTAATACTTTCAGAAAGTCAACAACCacacaataataatttaaaaccaTTGAAATATTCTGTAGAATTTAACATATTTTGAATAATTGactattatttgtattgttctgTGTTATAGTTTTTATATAGAAATACAAAACGTACACTTATCCAAATGAATGCTACACTACAGAGCTAtagcgtttttttttttaattgatcaACAAACACTATTTATAACCttaaattattttaaatgtaaatgtagttGATCTTAAAAAATATTTTGCTCTCTGTATTTACCGGTTGTATGGAATTAAAGAATTCTAATATACATTGTTGGTAATGTTAAAGAACAATGGTTGGGGTTAATATAAAGAATAAatcaaaacttgaaaaatagttCTCACAAGGAATGTGTAATTCAATGCAAAAAAATAatacactactactactactttgtgcaaaaaataattgtactattgtaaaatagtacaattatttttgcacAAAGTAGTAGTGTTTTTTTTGCAAACCTATTAATGAAAAAGTTGCATTTTATAATTTCCTATGTAAAAAAAGGTAGTTAATATTTCTGTTTTCCAACTACTACTACCAGTACACCACCACTACAATTAATACTACATCATGCAGTGTTATGTTTATGCTACAAAGCACTCTTATAAGATTTAATAACAATATGAAACAGAGGCCTGTCTGTTACCAGTGCCAGTGTTTTTTGATGAAGTCATCTCAGTCCACGTTCAAGGTGAAAGGTCAGCCTCCGTACTGCAGGGCAGCGCGGGACAACACAACACGGTGAAGTAACAATATTCAAACATGTTCTGTGAAAACAGTGAAGAGTGGTTGATGCTGGTGGATACACAATGGTGAGGAGTACTGACACAGATTCAGACTGCACACCACTAGTCTACATTGTTGATGGCATGACAACCTCAGCCAGGAGATAAGCAAAATCAGCACATGTTGAGTCGATATCAGTCACATTCAAGGCCAGACGCCTTTTTTTGTTTATCTAACTTTGTCTATTTGCATTGAtacatttctcctaaattccCCAAGCAATACATACAACAAAATGAAGCAATACTTTTAAATGTGCGTAGGTTTATATTTCTGTTAGTTATACATTATtaattttttttgtaaatgaGAATGTTTGCTTTGCATATTGCCCATTACCATTTCAGGAACATTCTTACACAAAAGAATGATTGTCCTTAAAAACTGGACTTTAACTGAAAAATAAGAATAGCAAAATATAAATTGGACTTTAAGTACAAAATATCATGCTTATATTGTGTGTGATAACATTctatacatttattaaaatatatatgttttgaaaagatttgtttaaccctctgagacccacATAGGACATTTCCATTTTTGTGTTTTGCCTTTATACATTGTCATTTCTTTACAGTATAATCAAGTTTTACACATCCCAGAAATCAGCACAACCTCAGCTAATgatatgattttttttctttaaaaacagagcttgcattttttacttatttcattaaaaataattGCTAACCATAACATTGAAAAAAACATTCAACACAGATAATTGCACACATTTATTATCATTGTATCAGAAGTGATTAGAATATTCTAACTTCTTCTGTTCATTAGTTATGCCCAGCgccttctatctatatggcgctggttaTGCCCATTCTTTTGGGCAGTGTCCATGGGCATTTttttcactggagaactgcgctaaaacagctgatcacaacgttcacactctgtggtcacgaagtactccactagccccccgtcgactttcctgaagtactcccccgttgatagaaatcaacaagtaatgaattaagaccccacggtgtgatgattgataggtgtgtggctgtctttcattttgacacgcagaaaaatgttataataaacatagatactgtatgttaaatgtatatatatccgccttctttcatttatctttccattcccacaacaatatacataaataaatggcatattttggacatagttcgaatggtgattaatcattattaatgaatttttaagctgtgattaatctgattaaaaattgtaatcgtttgacagccctaatatatatatattgccactgttttttaatactgacacctaacttgcactaaggtgtgtctgctgctatatatattgccactgttacattgttttgaaactacttacactttattttacatttcacacttttatttaacttcaatttacatgCATACGACACCTGGAACAGCGTGATgccgttattgttatgtcttgactgtgcaataaaacaaacaaactggcgaagctttatttattgtgtcccaccccaaatttgcagaatagaagaatgtgagagcagacaggtgtcggtggttgaattgatcagaaacacaagtcttacacacataaacacaagtaatttatcatgtcatttgttttagattaaataaaggaaaaacaccaaacaagggttAATGTCCTTTTCCGAAATCAGCCTGAGggggtaatatataataaatacataaagataaagtccattgttataatgtggtattttatttgtaaattacccttatgaactccatcatgtctgaggtcggaaagtaaacaaacgcctgaTACAGCGGGTGGActttataccccctcccccccccgtgtagttcttcttctctcgtttttttgtactcgccgtgaagtggttttgcggcctgccagtaaacccagagaagaagaagacgaagtgacgtcagcgtaatcttgcctcagggaaagtactgcggtgtgaatgcgattggcactagccccctggcggattcagtggtactttagtgccggcactaaagtacggcaaatcctgcggtgtgaaagcggcatATGCTTACGTTTTTATAGGTGCTTTGTggagcgtggttctacaagcaagtcagtgcattcatggggtggtatcagagagttacaagggtatgtaaatgcaatgaaaacatttggccacagcaaatcatttatattaaacatgtaatttttacttttgaatacttcagtacaaaggatgtattgaataatttaagtgatatgtgtacacatataaatcattcataaaacagggctacatttgatttaattataaaaggtagaatatgtggtaaactgaagagctgtttgggagccgaaagagccggccggctcttcttggtgagccgagccaaatgatccagctcaccaagaagagcaggaattcccatcactaacatattccaacttttattttgttttcgcgcgtgtTTTGTTCACAAAACAACGGAACTGactctgaatcagactccgattggctgtgactgcatccactcacagtgtccgattcagaaacgtgactcttacactatttacgtcacaaacaaagatggtggatgagtaGACCTATAAAACAGACAGAAAAGGATAAGcgatgcgccagaatcaaggtgagactatccgcattTTTTACAACTTTATGCACATTCGTTTCACCGAAATAAGTAAACGCCTCTCAATGAAAAACTTAATAGAGTTGTTTATTGCCGTTTCTGTAGTTTAAGAGgaaaaacacggcatgtctctcTGACTCAAACAGCTGAGAAGTTATGACTCTTTGAACACaacgtgatatttgggcccgTGGGTCTCAAGAGGGTTAAGCTAAAAGCTGTTTTATGTGTCACTCATTACATGATAAGATCATTTGTCAAACTGAAACTTCCAAATGAGGTCAGAGCGTAACTTTGCAGTTAAGTTCAGGAAAAGCATGTTTGTGTTATATAACGCATTCTTTATGTTTGTATGCATTCTTTATCTTGTGTTTTATGAGGCCTGCTGTAAGGTAGGCCACAACTCTGCcaaatgttcatttgattatgtTTGCTCTCAGAAGCCTGGAACCAAATCTTATGCAAATGAAATTATCAGTAGGTAGAAACCTTGGGTGCTCGCTGGCTCAAATATCAAGGTTAAACTTAATAAGTGTTGTCCAACATGTTTTATCCATAACATTTAAATATCtttgttttatagaataaagtcCATCTCCAGGCTTAAAATAGGGTTAAAGGTTGTAATGGAAATTATGAGTATCAAATAATGTAATGCTATTATGTTGTATACAAAAAATTTTTCTTCAAGCCTTTCATGTCAAAAGATAGTAGATCAATGTAGTTGAGAGATAATCCTTCAGGTCGATGATCAGTCACAAGGTGCCATGTGACCACCAGTTGGTGACCATTGATCTGATCATGGGTCTATTGTCCTTTTTGAAAGGGTCATGGGTCAGGTATCTCATGACTAAGCATTGAAACTGAATAAAAGCAGACTCTTCAGTTTGAGTAGTTGCACTCAGCTGTAGAGACATTGTTTCTGAATGCTATGTGCCAATTTTGCTAAAGATTATTAAAGACTCAACTCTTTGACCAGTTCATTTCAAGAATTTCCACAACAAGGTTGGTAGAAGAAAcgtacaaaaaagtcccttatTTATCACAACAACATGTCTGCACTGAAGCCCCCTGTCTgtggaatgtttggtcaaataAGATGCTACATTAAGTGTAGTGTGTCAGCTGTAGTTACTGTTGTTGATGGACAACAGACCCCATAATGTCTGGCACTGGGCTCGGGCCCTGCTGGCTCTAACACAATGGAATCTTTTAAGCAGGCTTGCTCGGCCCTCCTGTTATCTGCCCTATCAAGTGTAGTTGCATTCCTATCTCCATTTCAACAGCCCTGAAACTCAATTTTGACCAGGAGGTGTGTTCACTGTAAGGTGAAATACAGAGGAATGTATTTTGGTCAGAAGAGCAAACATTCTTTAGAGTTGGTCTCAAAGAACAATCTGCTTTTTTAGATGAAACAGTTGAGTTTGTGCCATTAAAGTATAGTTCCAGTGTTGACTTACAAAAATGGAAGGTGTCCAGTCAAACAGGAAACAAATTGTGGCAATGAAATGGAAAGCAAAACAGATTTCATAAAAATCAAGTggttacaggtgaggtaaagggaGGAAGTTTCACCTGAATTTAACAAacaaaatagtttgtttggcTTCACTAATTTACATACTTTTCACTGAGATTAccatttatccaaagcaacttacaataagtgctagTTACTTAAAGAAATTCTTACAAGTACATTATCTTTCAATAAGCCAAATCATTGGAAGTGCTATTGCATTTGTTTCAAATAAACCAAACCTATGCTATGTAAAGaagtgatgttttttatttatttgtatttaattaaatatttggCCAGGTGGCATTTGAAACAGTGACACTGTCCATTGAGAATACATCACAGTGAAAGGAGCTACTGTTGATGCTGCTATGATGAGAAATTACAGTTGATAAAAAAGGAAGTTGTTGAAATAACATTTGTCAAAATGCAGATAAATCATCTCTCTAGCCTGAGGTCAGTTTGTACTGAGTTGGTAAACATGACCAGAGGGAACAGGCACTCTCCAacacttgtgtttttttaaacagtttatTAATGCCTAATTCCTTTATTTTTTACTTCTACTCACCCTTTTTAAGTGATggaaacattattcaaaagcatTATAAAAAAGCATTTCTCCATGATTTGCTTGAGCCGGTCTCCTGCTTGAAAATGTATAAAGTATTCATGGTCTatattgtaaaaaaaatgttttgtcatCACTCAATGCAAATACTTGAGTCCCATGATCACACATTTCAGTCATTCTCATTGCACTCTGTAACAGCTGAAGCAATTCACTGTGTCCTTTTTTGCCCCGCCTTTGTTTGACTGGTTTCGGCTTAACCCGTTTGTCCGCCCTCTCTGTTTACTCTATATAACCAGCTCCCGTAGTCCCTGTGAACTCACTTTGCCACTGTGCTGACACCAGCCACTGACTGTCACTGCATTAGAAGGAACAGAACTACATCGTCTCCATGTCATCCGAACAGGAAGACTGCCACCTCTGTAAGGAGTACCTCAGGGACCCCGTGTCCATCCCATGTGGCCACATCTTCTGCGCCGTGTGCCTGAAGACCTACTGGGACCATGCCGACCATACAGGCTCGTACATGTGCCCGCAGTGCAGGGTCACCTACAACAAGAGGCCCACCCCGAGACGCATGGGAGGCTCTCGCCAATCCACCATCCAACGCAACAGCGAGCCCTTCCCACCTCCCCCTCCGTCCCCTGACTACAACTACGCGGGACCCCAGGATGTAGGTTGTGACATCTGCATTGGAAAGAAGCACAAAGCCATGAAGACCTGCCTGATGTGTCTGGCCTCGTACTGCGAGAAGCATCTGAAGCCCCACTACGAGTCAAACACTTTCAAAAGGCACAAGCTGGTGGATGAGATCGGCCACCTGGACAGGCAGATCTGTCCGCAGCATCAGAAGGGACTGGAGCTGTTCTGTCGCACTGACCAGATGTGCATCTGTGTGCTGTGTACAGTGAAGGAGCACAAAGGTCACGACATGGTGTCTGCGGAGCAGGAGAGGGCGGAGGAGCAGgtactgtttactttattcaaagCTACAACACTGGGAAATATAAGAATGCTAAATGTGCTTTAATCAACATAACAATTATTGTTTCATATATACATTGGTAGTATGTTAAATGTAATTCTTTACTTGAGTTAAAATTCAaagtactttactcaagtattttaattttatgcaACGGTATACTTATTGTTGCCTTTTAACTCACTAGATTTGTCTGACAGCAACGTTTTAAATTCAAAGCAGTAAAATACAACACTTCCATTATTGCAGCAGTAATATTAATCAAAGCACTTCAAATATTATAGTAAAATAATGACATAACTTTTTACTGCACAATCATAACTTTTACTTTTAAAACGTTGGGTTAAATTTGCAAATAAAACTAAAATACTTTGCCTTAAGCAAGgtgtgaatgcaggacttttacttgtattgGAGTATTTTCAGGGTGTCATAGTACTAAATATAGATGTGTATATTTCTATTAATAGTGACACCTATGTACCTATTATAGTT belongs to Pseudochaenichthys georgianus chromosome 14, fPseGeo1.2, whole genome shotgun sequence and includes:
- the ftr82 gene encoding finTRIM family, member 82: MADHTSQDYFSCSLCVNLLRDPVAIPCGHSFCMDCISGYWNEADYTGIYICPQCNITFTQRPVLRPNATLSMVAEKIKKSGLNLNLNMTPGNQYAGQNDVPCDFCSGKKLKAVKSCLNCLASYCEKHLKPHYESATFKRHKLVDELGNLDRKICPQHQKSLELFCRTDQMCICAICTVSEHKGHDIVSAEAERGEKQKLLGVAQAEIRQKCQERVKELEELKTAVESLKNSAQRAMVDSQKMFEDMIRSIERMRSEVSKLIGINEKAAFNQSEALIERLEQEIDELKKKEAGLKQLYSTDDHIHFLQNFNYLCTPTDDGYIPRVTVNPDFSFGAVRKAVAEIKDRLEEFGREELLKISKSVNEVPVYTTESRTLDRRSRGKEVVDNTPPEPRGRTDFVKYFCQLKLDAVTAYKELYVSENSRKVLRTRDLQPYGDNPERFDSFAQVLCREALAGGRFYWEIEWSGEFSIGVAYKSISRKGKGSLCLLGYNDKSWSLLCSDTGYSAWHNRVDKAVSGPHSPRIGVYLDHSAGVLAFYSIGNTMTLLHRFETTFVEPLFPGFGVGTSVKICNVK